aatctgaatttaaaatctgatccaaatctaatttttacatttatatcgGAAATCCAGCCAGTTTtgaaaatgtaagagcattggatataagatgTTTACTTGAAATTAAATATGAATTTGGTCggatatgtatgtatatttgaatctcatctaatgttatttcttaaatttgaatctgatcttatttcttaatgggagattaattttttagaaacaaTATCATGATGAAATTAGATATGGAACAGGTCCATCAACCAAAAGTTGCTATGAAAGAAAAGGACAGACGAAATTCTCTGTCCATAGGATGCTGAGAATGTGACGGCATATACGTGGGGTGTTGGCCTAGTAGTCTTTTCACAACCCTTGCAGCCGCAGCAAATTTACTGGAATGGGGAGGGGAGGTGTCCAGGTGGGCCAACGGCCCCCGCCTGGCCACCAAGATGGGAAGCGGCCATTTTCCGAGCGAAGGCCGCGACGGCATATCTTGCTCTGTGAAGAACATTGAATGTTTGAATGCAACAACCAATGCCTTCGTCCAGCCAACTGCTGCTGTTGCAGTCGCAAAAGTCAGGAATTGCTATGATATCAATAATGTTGGCAGCACGGCCACTGATGGATATGTCATTTACTTCGGGGGGCCAGGCAAAAGCGATATATGCCAGTGAAAGAGTTTCACTGCAGTACTTGCATCTTCTGTAGCGGGCTCTTCTGATAATCTTAGATTATCATCAATAATGTTGTTCTATGACAACTATTCACATATATATGATGTAACAATTTAAGTACTTTTTAGACTCGTGTTGTAATACCCCATACTTTGATATGTTTAGTTATGTGAGTTTAGTCATGtgttagaaagaaaaagagtagTGAAGTGATTGGTTGTTCTGgttcataatttcttttttatgaagaagatTAAGATCTGTTGGTCTCTCGAGCCCCATATGAATGGAGTGAGTCGAGTCGTTACATTCTTCCTTTTGTATTTGGGCTTACTGTCCCACTGCTTTAAAGTTTGTCATGATTTTAAAGAAACGTGAGCCTAAGCAGAGCAAAGCACAGTAAATgaatgaaggaaaagagaaggaagaagaagaaagccatGCACCTAAGCATACTTTTGACTACTAAAACCATTAATGAACTCTTTAACACTAATTTAGCCAGTGGAAGATGGCTTCATCTACATCGCAATCACATGAACCtacaaaaaattgaagcagagACAAACCGGAACCCCATTACAAGACCTTGAATTTTAAACCTTCGTTTGACTCAAAACCCAAATGTTCATTTGCAGTGAAGGTTAGAAGCGACATATCATTTTTCTAAGCACCAAAACAATACAATAACAGAAAGGAAACATACTGAAATAATTTAGAAAATAGCAACAAAGTTGGAAGAACAATATAGGAAAATGAGAGGACAGGAATAAGTATGCCATCTGAAAcagaaggagaaaaacaagggcATCTTGCTGAGCAAGTTACAGAGCAAAAGACCAATTCAAACACAAGTCCACCTGGTGTTCAGCCTCGCCAGATGAGATCAATGAGACGAAATCTTGAGGTGAAGAGATTTGTTAAGCCAGAACTTCCATCCACAGGTGGCTTTTGCAGCAACCTCTGCATTGTGAAGATCTATTCCCTGCTTCTTACAGAGTATGAAGTTTCTCCCACCATATGATCCTATCGAATCTTTCGGGCACAGTGCTGATCAAAACACAGAGAACGAATTAGAAGAACCAAAAGAGTTGCAGGCTACCTAGCAAACCAAGAAATTCACTACAAGCAAGAAGAGGAAATCTGGTCATGCATTACCATCTGATACACCATTTGCACAGTAGAGAAGGAAATTGTTGAAGTCCGTCCCCAGAATCGGGCGCCTACCCTCATGCGCGTAAGACTTGAGCGTTTGCTCGATAACAGACATCACCATTTCATCTGCATTCACCAGAAATCGAAGAGGCCCAGCGCTTCCCATGACTGTGACGCTGATTAGCAGCCGATTGCTCTTCATCTGCACcaaacaaaagaaccaaaaatgATCCAGTAGAATGGCATACAAGCGCGTTTGAATGACAAACTCTTTTTTTTGGGAGCTACGAACCATGGTTAAAAGTAACAGAAAGATGGGTTCATTTCACAAGTGTACAACGTAGGAAACACATGTCAATCACAGTATGGAGGGTATGAATGTGTTAACGTGCCCAGATGTCAGGGACGTATTCAGATCAAAATCCCTTATTTTTATACAACATATCATGTTCATTTAGCAGACTTCATGTTAAACTTATTATATAATATCATATACATCAGCCAAAGAAGGACGTAATGCATGGTAAAACAACAACAGGCCAATTCATTCTTGAAACTACCAAACAACATAAACGTCGTCATTCTAGCGTTTTTATCAGAGACCAGGAAACACAATGGACCGTCTAAAAGAGAAAGCCATTATAGACATCACTATTCTTGATGTGTTCCATCACTCCTGTCTCTGTTCCTATCACAGATTGAATCCAAACGATTTAACGATCAGGGAAGCAAATGTTTTATTCATAATATGCCATCCATGGACAGCATGATTTCCCAATCACCAAAACGAAAAATGAATAATAGCAAATCCGTTCCGTTGAAATCCTTCGATTACGGATCCGGAGAGCAAATTAAATCAATAACAGACCAGCCATTCCCTCACCTGATTCTTCTTTGCGCTCGACATGAAAAGAGACCTCGGCACCCTGCTCCTGTTCTCAGATGCGCGGCTGAGCCCGTGTTCCATCGCCACCGAAGGAAGATGAACAAGGTTCCGGATCGACGTTTTGCAGCAAGAAAGCGGGAGCGGGAGCTCCGCCGGAGGGGTGGAGGCAAGATTTAGGGATCAAGGCCGAGGCAGCGGTAGTACCAGCCGCCGCTGCAGGTTCCGAAGGAGTGCAAGGCCGCCCTCCGCTCGGTCGTCCCCTGAGAGAAGTGACCGGTAGCAGCCAGCATCAAACCACGAGTACCCACCATTCACAATCGCGGAAAACAGACGTGGGGACACCGGAAACCGACCGGTGACGACCAGAGAAGGCGGGGAGGGACGCAAACGGAGGGTTCACCAGGTGGGTCGGCAGCAAGGAGGGGGAACTGGGCTTAGCCGTAGCTCTCTGCGCTACTGCCAGAGCCCTTCCGGCACCCTTAAACGAGGGAGCAGTTGTCTTCCCTCTTCGCTGCCTCCACCGGAGGAATAAGAAGGGAAAGGGCAGGATGGTTGAGAAGGGAAGACACCAGGATTTTGGTAGCGACAAGATCGGGATCGTTACACCGAAGACGGTTTCTAGAGGAAGGACGGCGAAGAAGGAGCTTCGGCTTCTCGTGGGGAGCGTATGAGGCGAGGGTTCGGccataaatttataaatctgaaaatttattgttcaaatctcattcacaaattaaaattttggttcttaatttttgcaaattaagtagatataaaattattgattttaaattctcataaaatttaatttgtATACCAAAGTTGGAAGATTTGttaagcttttatatatgtaagccTGAAAAGTCGATTCTGAAATCAAGTTCTAGAAAAAAACAGTTAAATAATTATAAAGAACTCTGTGTCAAATTCATCCATCGTTTAATcacatattttataaatttaaaaagtataAACAAGTGATTAATGTTTGAGTGAATCTTGAGGTTTAGAAGTTGATAAATAGGCACTTAATTTTTgtaagaaatttttgaaaagcaGCTAGGTCAAAACATTCTTTTTATTAtacaaaaaccatttttcattCCATGGCTAACGAATCATATTTTCTTctaaatgattcttcaaaaatttctttgaaaaattgaCAACCTACCTGTAAGAGTTTGGGGGAGGGGGTGCACTTTGTCTAGCAGTTAgttgttttttgtaattttttctataaaCTATATGAAATATTTAAGTTCAAAAAAACTTGTTCGAAAAATGTCGACTCATGTTCGATTCTtttttaaatgagtcgagttcaagctaaAAAAAGCACTTGAAATGATAAACAAGTTTCGAGTGCTAGTTTcacgaactcgactcgtttatactcaaTTCGACTCGTAAATTGATACTCTATATCATATttgccaaaaccggttcaccgattttaacttttatggtaaaaacaaattttcacaagttatacAAATTAAACAATTTACATGAACTAACACTTATTCGAATGAAACAAGTTAATGCCTAAACgaattaaatgagttaaatgaatgagtttgagctcgattttgtatagtcgagtcaagtttgagcttgctataaggagcttgACTTATCGAATGAGGCTCAAACTTATTATAAGAAGATCGACTCAACTTGTGTGCAGTCCTAGCCCCTAAAAGCCTGCCACTTGTTGCAGATCTCATATCATAGATGAAATAAGATCTTCAATTATAgttgataaaatgagaataagaatgtatatcaaaatttggggacaagaagtttCTTAGATACAAAAATTAAGGACAAAGAAGTCCCCTAATTACTCAATTATAGAAAAAGATtcaaaaaagtataaagtttcattataaaaagttttgatattttttattatgtaaacATTTTACATTAGTCAATATTATTGGATTTCAAaatgccatttaaaaaaaaactcaactgTTGAAAGACccataaacttaaaaaaaaatgatttatacATACctaatttgttaattttatcTACTCCAGCCTCTCACTTCACATTCCCCAATGCAATGCATCGGAGAATGTGGTTAACCACGATCCCAATGCAATTTCATATATAAGGAGGCATGAAGGACCAGTATCTATTTTTTGGTATATACGAAAATTGAGTGGTGAGtagttttttagagtcactCTATAAGTCAGATTTAACATGAGAGACGgttaaaaaataagcaaaaaaaatgtgacatGGACTCGCAAATTGAATAGGTGTCTCGCGTAGCTTAACAGctcaacttcttctttttttttccctcttttttccttttgttttaaaaCAAGGAACGTAGGTTGTCAACGTGGACGGCCGACACAAGCCAGCAACCTGCTAGGCTGGTTTTTAGTTATTAAATTCGGTTGTAGCGTCGTCTTCTTTTTACGATTGGGATGGTGTCGTTCGTTCTTTCACTCTCTTTTGCGGTTTGTTATTGTAACTAAgagacttcttgtccccaattttTGTTTTAGGGGACTTTTTGTCCCCAATTTTTGttttaggggacttcttgttctcaaattttgatatacatttttattttatcatctctttatctctctctctctctctctctctatatatatatatatatatattgttagcTTTATAGTTGGATGgtttttttagtaatttatGTTACAAAAAGCCATCACAGTAGGTACATTCTATCACTAAAGATCATGACCAAATGCAAAATATGTAttgtttgctatatttttgagcaacacaaaattttaaaaaaattatagaggTGGCCGATTGGACTAAGTGAACTTATGAAAGGGTAATTATGTTCCAAGGGTACATGTAAAGGTTGAAAATGTCGTTCGGTTTTTGTTGTGACAGGTAGGATCTTGAAACATGTTCCTCTAGAAAAAATGAGTCAATTGAACAATGTAACTCCTATCAAAActttaaataaaaactttagATGTGCTTATTTATGCGACACTCGGACACGATCATATCAGCGGGCGATTTATGAAAGTATACATTTCATAatcattttgttttgttaaaagttttttcgaagggaagaagaagaatcagatttgaattagatgTATCTTTTACTATCCCAATTATTGGATATTAtgtatttggattcaaatgcaaataaaaacaTCTTCTTgagtttcaaatttgaaatcccAATCTGATTGTAATTTGACTTTCAAATTAGCACCTGAATCTCAACCCAGATACAACCAGATCCATAttgtttcaaaataatatttatttaaaactaaatccaagattcaaatccaaacctgctcttatatttatttaaaacgaATCCAAATTCACATCCAAACAGATTCTTAATtgggtgcttttttttttttatgtatctGACGTTTTTGTAATAATTTGTTTACAGATCCGATCTAAATCCGATTCATTAACATCCCTAATTATATAAAACTGCCAAAATAATCAACATCATCACATGCATGTTTAAGATTAACGGATCAAAAGCTTAGTAACCAATATGGTCCAATTgtttattttaacaaaaaaataaccatgAATAAGTGAGGGCAGCATAACTGGGCCTAAACTCTTCTCATCCACATATACTAGCAAGAGTACCATAACACCAGAGAAGGGTCTGGACATAAACCCCGGATCCAAGTCCACCTAGATCCGACCCATTTGTAGTCCTTGATGAAGAAAGCTTTCAGCATATAAATGTAGAGAAAGTTCTCTTCACATCAAGAAGAGAATCTAGTTGAAGCACCAAAGTGGTATGTTCCAACTCAATGGCTTGAAAATCCCCATGTTTTTCCTGTCCTTGGGCATCTTTTAACTTTGAAAACAAGCAATGGAGCCACATctcttgttccttttcttccccttgAAGGTTGAACGGGCAGCCGCTCTTAGTGGGGATTATTTGTTCTTTGATGCTCCTTGATAAGATGCCTGAAGCATTATTGCCATGAACTTAGTCATCATTTAATTGCAACCTGCCGGTCCATAACATACGAATCAATCCCGAATTTGGCGAGTTAATATGCTTAATTGCCCCAGTGAGTGGCTGGACTTGCATGGCCGCATAATGAGACAACAACCTTGATGACTGATTGGATTCTTTATAATGTCTCTCTTAGAATAAAGTTTGCTTTTGATTATTCAGATATGAATGGCCTCCTCCCACTTTTATGTGGTAAGGTTTAATCGAGCTCTTTTGGTCCCCAAGGGGTTTGGTAcgactaggggtgaacacgagctgagtcgagcccaagttcagtcagctcgtgctcggctcgactaatggaACCTTGAGCTCGACTCTGCTCCCTCTCGAAAATAGCTCGACAAAAGCAGACTGAGCTTGACTTGACAGTTAtgtgtcgagctcgagttcgactcgattaagtctcgacaaactcgtttgattcatagaattgatattcatcgtcacgtgctgagctcgagctcggcttgattaaggctcgacaaactcataaactcagttgaatatatcgacttgattaaggctcgacaaactcgattaaggctcaagcttgactcagcGGTTACATGTTAAGCTCGAAATCAACTCGATTGTTTGAACAAGTTGAGTCCTGAACTCAAGcccgactcgttaagcaaatgactcggctcaaactcaTTCACCACTTGagctttaatgagtcgagcttgagtagTTCGAtttgttgttcacccctatgTGTAATAGATGGCGTGGGGATTGGTAGGTGGTCAGAttctatttgaaatttttcgATGCACTTTTAACATATAGATCGAGTTACCCTCGTGTAACTCAAAATGCTGCAGAATGCCATTTCCACTTTCTCTGGAATGTGCCGAGTTCTGCAGATGGAGAAATCAAACAAGCTCTAATTAGCTTTCTCTTGATTTTAACATCATAAAACATGCATAGAGGTCTGGCGTTGTGTTTTGGCTTGGAATCACCTCCTTTCTATAATAGCTTGAAGACCGTTTTTTTGTGGTGATGTAAGCATTTTGTCTCTGTATATATCCTGATTCTTCTTCTCCTATTCTATTTTGTTGGATCCTATTTTCCTGCGGATTGCATCAGAAAGCAAATTTTGAGCCGAAGTGGGATCCCCAATTTTCTCACCTTATATTAATTTGGAGACATAGTTGAATTGCACCTGAGATGATGCAAATGAACTCTCTCCTCTCATAGAGTGGATGTTGTGGTCGCCAATGCAAAAAAGAATGAGTTCTCTTCAACCAAGACCGCCATTAGGCATGTCAATGGATTGGGTTGGATCATACTTGATTTATTAAATGTCCAcaagtttggattcaaattcgaatttgaatatgaaggaaGAAATCTctaaaatatattcaaataccattttaaaatttacaatcCACATCCAATTCTAGATCTGACTTTGAGATACATAATAACCTAACCCGCACTGCAC
This window of the Nymphaea colorata isolate Beijing-Zhang1983 chromosome 2, ASM883128v2, whole genome shotgun sequence genome carries:
- the LOC116248303 gene encoding uncharacterized protein At4g22758-like, yielding MEHGLSRASENRSRVPRSLFMSSAKKNQMKSNRLLISVTVMGSAGPLRFLVNADEMVMSVIEQTLKSYAHEGRRPILGTDFNNFLLYCANGVSDALCPKDSIGSYGGRNFILCKKQGIDLHNAEVAAKATCGWKFWLNKSLHLKISSH